The genome window GAAGTGCATGGCATGTGGTATGAACGATTTTATAACGAAGCCTGTGCTTCTAGAGGTTCTTCGAAATATTTTGACAAAATGGCTAATTGACAAGTAACAGAAAGCACTATGCCAAAATTGGATCCAAAACTATCTTGATGGAAATTAATCCTATTTTGAAGTGGATGTATGAATAAAGAATTTCAAAATATAACAGTAATTAAACAAGCAAATATCTACTATGATGGAAAAGTTACAAGTCGTACAATTTTATTCCCAGACGGATCTAAGAAAACGCTTGGAATCATGCTACCTGGAGACTATGAATTCGGAACCGAACTCGCTGAAGATATGGAAATTTTGCAAGGGGAGTTGGATGTTTTTCTGCCGGGTGATCCTGATTGGAAAGCGATTGAGCCTGGGCAGGTTTTTCATGTTCCAGCAAATTCCAAATTCAAATTGAAAATCAAGTCTACAACAGACTATTGTTGTTCCTATTTGAAATGATTCGGTTTTGATTCGGAATTCAGACAATTTA of Leptospira sp. GIMC2001 contains these proteins:
- the ppnP gene encoding pyrimidine/purine nucleoside phosphorylase, whose protein sequence is MNKEFQNITVIKQANIYYDGKVTSRTILFPDGSKKTLGIMLPGDYEFGTELAEDMEILQGELDVFLPGDPDWKAIEPGQVFHVPANSKFKLKIKSTTDYCCSYLK